A genomic window from Silene latifolia isolate original U9 population chromosome 11, ASM4854445v1, whole genome shotgun sequence includes:
- the LOC141612646 gene encoding peroxidase 5-like encodes MSSKMQSRNFIALLVLLSIFSCLEAQLQVGFYRQTCPIAELIVKQVVTTAFISNAGIAPGLVRMHFQDCFVGGCDGSVLIDSTTGNTAEKDSPVNKPSLRGFEVIDAAKAALEKQCPGIVSCADILTFAARDSIALAGGLPYSVRSGRRDGIDSFASEVSANIPSPTMNVEELITHFGNKGLTTDEMVTLLGAHTIGRSHCSTITKVNDRLYNFNGTNMPDPSLKKNYLRQLQVACPKSGTSTSLVIPMDPSTPRVLDNNYYANVLLKKGLFTSDSTLLTNADTAAAVEANANNQAQWLSKFTAAIVKMGNIGVITGTNGEIRTDCRVIN; translated from the exons ATGAGCTCAAAAATGCAAAGCCGCAATTTCATTGCTCTTCTTGTTTTGCTTTCAATTTTCTCATGTCTTGAGGCACAACTTCAAGTAGGTTTCTATAGGCAAACATGTCCTATAGCTGAACTCATTGTTAAACAAGTAGTTACCACAGCGTTTATATCTAACGCGGGCATCGCCCCTGGTCTTGTTCGAATGCACTTCCAGGACTGTTTTGTTGGG GGTTGTGATGGGTCAGTTCTCATAGACTCAACTACTGGTAACACCGCGGAGAAAGATTCACCGGTTAACAAGCCTAGCTTAAGAGGGTTTGAAGTGATCGACGCTGCAAAGGCTGCCCTTGAAAAGCAATGCCCAGGGATCGTATCATGTGCTGATATATTAACTTTCGCTGCTAGAGACAGTATAGCTTTG GCCGGCGGTCTACCTTATTCGGTACGATCCGGTAGAAGGGATGGTATAGATTCATTTGCTTCAGAGGTGTCTGCCAACATTCCTTCACCTACAATGAATGTTGAGGAACTTATCACACATTTTGGGAACAAAGGACTAACAACGGATGAAATGGTCACTCTTTTAG GAGCACATACCATAGGAAGGTCACATTGCTCAACAATCACGAAAGTTAACGATAGATTGTACAACTTCAACGGAACCAACATGCCCGATCCGTCCTTGAAAAAAAATTATCTACGACAACTTCAGGTCGCGTGCCCCAAAAGTGGCACGTCCACATCGTTAGTGATCCCCATGGACCCGAGCACCCCGAGGGTTCTGGATAATAATTACTACGCCAATGTACTATTAAAAAAAGGGTTATTCACCTCGGATTCGACCCTCCTCACCAACGCCGACACAGCCGCTGCCGTAGAAGCGAATGCCAATAATCAGGCTCAATGGTTAAGTAAATTTACTGCCGCAATTGTGAAAATGGGTAACATTGGTGTTATTACGGGTACTAATGGTGAAATCCGTACAGATTGTAGGGTCATTAACTAA
- the LOC141610707 gene encoding isovaleryl-CoA dehydrogenase, mitochondrial, which translates to MQRIFAARNKLSSALQWRKKNPTQMCAAFSTSLLFDVTQIQFKESVAQFAQENIAPFAEKIDKTNYFPQDVNLWKLMGEFNLHGITAPEEYGGLGLGYLYHCIALEEVSRASGSVGLSYGAHSNLCINQLVRNGNPEQKKKYLPKLISGEHVGALAMSEPNSGSDVVSMKCKADRVDGGYVLNGNKMWCTNGPTAQTLIVYAKTDIAAHSKGITAFIIEKGMPGFSTAQKLDKLGMRGSDTCELVFENCFVPQENVLGEEGKGVYVMMSGLDLERLVLAAGPLGIMQACLDVVLPYIRQREQFGRPIGEFQFIQGKVADMYTSLQSSRSYVYSVARDCDNGNVVSKDCAGVILCAAERATQVALQAIQCLGGNGYVNEYPTGRLLRDAKLYEIGAGTSEIRRMIIGRELFKEH; encoded by the exons ATGCAAAGAATATTTGCAGCAAGAAACAAGCTTTCATCTGCATTACAATGGAGGAAGAAAAACCCAACTCAAATGTGTGCTGCTTTTTCTACTTCTCTTCTTTTTGATGTTACCCAAATACAg TTTAAAGAAAGTGTTGCTCAATTTGCTCAAGAAAATATTGCGCCTTTTGCAGAAAAAATTGACAAGACAAACTACTTTCCTCAG GATGTGAACCTTTGGAAACTTATGGGTGAATTTAATCTTCACGGAATTACTGCACCAG AGGAGTATGGGGGACTTGGGCTTGGTTATCTGTACCACTGCATTGCCTTGGAAGAAGTTAGTCGCGCTTCAGGATCAGTTGGCCTATCATATGGTGCCCACTCTAATCTTTGCATTAATCAGTTG GTGAGGAACGGAAACCCTGAGCAGAAGAAGAAATACTTGCCAAAG CTTATCAGTGGGGAGCACGTCGGAGCCTTGGCGATGAGTGAACCAAATT CTGGCTCAGATGTTGTTAGCATGAAATGTAAAGCTGATCGGGTTGATGGCGGCTACGTCTTAAATGGGAACAAAATGTGGTGCACAAATGGCCCAACTGCTCAAACACTG ATTGTTTACGCAAAAACCGATATAGCCGCTCATTCAAAAGGAATCACAGCATTCATCATCGAGAAGGGGATGCCCGG ATTCAGCACTGCTCAAAAGCTAGACAAATTGGGAATGCGAGGAAGTGACAC ATGCGAACTTGTTTTTGAGAATTGCTTCGTGCCCCAGGAAAATGTCTTGGGTGAAGAAGGAAAAG GAGTATACGTTATGATGTCGGGGCTGGACTTGGAGAGACTTGTTCTGGCAGCTGGCCCGCTTGGTATTATGCAAGCTTGCCTTGATGTTGTTCTACCTTACATCCGACAAAGGGAACAATTTGGACGTCCGATTGGAGAATTTCAGTTTATACAG GGAAAAGTGGCTGACATGTATACTTCTCTACAATCGTCaag GTCGTACGTGTATTCTGTTGCAAGAGACTGCGACAATGGAAACGTAGTCTCAAAG GACTGTGCTGGAGTTATATTATGTGCTGCTGAAAGAGCCACACAGGTTGCATTACAG GCGATACAATGTCTAGGAGGAAATGGTTACGTGAATGAATATCCAACAGGGCGTCTTCTCCGGGATGCCAAATTATATGAGATCGGTGCTGGAACCAGTGAGATTAGAAGGATGATAATTGGCCGGGAACTTTTCAAGGAGCATTGA
- the LOC141610705 gene encoding uncharacterized protein LOC141610705: MIAAVSWIPKGVAKMVPEVAELPSKEEIEEMLLSGALDAPDADHEEEDEEEEEEEGDMDVDAAKGADEVALASAAAEALGKDSNDIADALGELDMDNYDDDEDDGIEVFSKGLGDAYYPSNELDPYLKDNADEDSEEEADMIIKAEDSVIVCARNDEELSHLEVYILEETEDGPNLYIHHDIIISAFPLCTAWLDCPLKGGERGNFIAVGSMEPSIEIWDLDTIDEVEPALVLGGVIEKKKKKKGKKKSIKYKEDSHTDSVLGLSWNKEFRNILASASADKRVKIWDIATGKCSITMEHHTDKVQTVAFNHHVPQILLSGSFDHSVVMKDGRNPSHSGYKWSVDADVESLAWDPHTEHNFIVSLENGMIQGFDIRAASSSSDSDLKPSFTIHAHEKAASSISYNFSSPNLIASGSVDKTVKLWDLSNNQPSCVASKNPKAGAVFAVSFSVENPFLLAIGGSKGKLEVWDTLSEAGVAKRRNSTNTKSQ, encoded by the exons ATGATAGCAGCAGTATCATGGATTCCGAAAGGTGTAGCAAAGATGGTGCCGGAAGTTGCTGAACTTCCTTCTAAAGAAGAAATTGAAGAGATGCTTTTATCTGGTGCTCTTGATGCTCC AGATGCGGAtcatgaggaagaagatgaagaagaagaagaagaggaaggagACATGGACGTGGATGCTGCTAAGGGGGCTGATGAGGTTGCACTTGCCTCAGCTGCTGCTGAAGCACTCGGCAAAGATTCAAATGACATTGCAGATGCACTGGGGGAACTTGACATGGACAATTACGATGATGACGAAGATGATG GCATTGAAGTATTCAGCAAAGGGCTTGGGGATGCTTACTATCCAAGCAATGAATTGGATCCATATCTAAAGGATAACGCT GACGAGGACTCTGAGGAAGAAGCGGACATGATCATAAAAGCAGAGGATTCTGTTATTGTTTGTGCGAGGAACGACGAAGAACTCAGTCACCTTGAG GTTTATATCTTAGAAGAAACAGAAGATGGTCCAAACTTGTACATTCACCATGATATCATCATATCAGCATTCCCTTTATGCACAGCATGGCTTGACTGTCCACTAAAGGGCGGGGAAAGAG GAAATTTCATTGCTGTAGGCTCGATGGAACCTTCGATTGAAATATGGGATCTTGATACT ATTGATGAGGTTGAGCCAGCATTAGTATTGGGTGGTGTTAttgagaagaagaaaaagaagaaaggaaagaag AAATCTATCAAGTATAAAGAAGACAGCCACACCGACTCGGTTCTTGGTCTTTCATGGAACAAAGAATTCAG AAATATACTTGCTAGTGCAAGTGCGGACAAACGAGTGAAGATATGGGATATTGCTACTGGAAAGTGTAGTATAACCATGGAGCACCACACAGACAAG GTCCAAACTGTTGCTTTCAACCATCATGTGCCACAGATTCTTCTGAGTGGATCATTCGATCATTCAGTTGTCATG AAGGATGGGAGGAATCCTTCCCACTCTGGGTATAAATGGTCTGTTGATGCTGATGTCGAGAGCCTGGCATGGGACCCTCATACAGAACACAATTTCATT GTCAGCCTTGAGAATGGCATGATCCAGGGCTTTGATATTCGAGCTGCTAGTTCTAGTTCAGATTCAGATTTAAAGCCGAGCTTCACCATTCATGCACATGAAAAGGCTGCAAGTTCTATTTCATACAATTTCTCATCTCCCAAC CTCATTGCCAGTGGTTCTGTCGACAAAACCGTAAAATTGTGGGATCTGTCAAACAATCAGCCATCATGTGTCGCCTCCAAGAACCCAAAAGCT GGAGCTGTATTTGCAGTTTCATTTTCAGTAGAAAACCCGTTTTTGCTTGCTATTGGAGGATCGAAGGGCAAATTAGAA GTATGGGATACATTGTCGGAGGCCGGGGTCGCTAAGAGGCGTAATAGTACCAATACTAAGAGTCAATGA